In the Pedobacter cryoconitis genome, TGACCACAGTCATTCTAACCTCATTCCAAGGTCGTCTCAATGTCGTTCTAATACACTACAGTGGCACTTCTCTACTATAATTGTACTGGATTCGCCTGACCCGAACCGTTATTTTACTGCTTTTACTTTACTTCATCCCCTGTTAGCGAACTAATTTAACCTGCGCATGCCTCACCATGAACCTAAACCATCTTCTCCGTAACCACATCTACCCTGCATCAGGGGTCGTTCAAGCCTATCCTAAACTACTGTTACCGAACATCAATTCCCCCTGCCTCTCCCCTTTCCACTAACACTACTTATATATATACTCACCAAGCCCCCCTAACCATATTCTAAATCAATTTTCAAAGTATTTAGATTTTATTCTTAAATTTGCAGTTGTTAAACGCCGTTTGCAGCGGTATCAATTTTTTATGGAAAAATTCAATACAATACTATACTACTGCTATAGTCCTATAGCAGATGCAGAACAATTTGCTGCCGATCACCTTAAATTTTGTAAATCATTAAGTCTTGTCGGGCGGATTATCGTTGCTGACGAAGGTTTAAACGGAACAGTTTCAGGTACAGAAGCTGCTTGTAAAACCTATATGGAAACCGTTCATGCAGATGAGCGCTTTGCAAAGACAGAATTTAAGATCGATGAAGTTCCAGAACCTTCTTTCATTAAAATGCATTGCCGTTATAAATCTGAGATCGTACACTCCGGTTTAAGAGACACAAGTATTATCAACCCTAATGAGCAGACGGGGAAACACCTTGAACCCGCAGCATTTAAAGAAATGATTGATCAGGAAGATGTAATCATCCTGGATGTACGTTCAAATTACGAACACAGCCTTGGCAGATTCAAAAATGCTATTACACTTGATATAGATAACTTCAGAGAGTTTCCGGAAAAAATAAACGAACTGGCACAGTACAAAGACAAAAAAGTCCTTACCTATTGTACAGGAGGAATTAAATGTGAAAAGGCCTCTGCCCTTTTGCTTCACCACGGCTTTAATGACGTTTATCAATTACACGGTGGTATTATCAAATA is a window encoding:
- a CDS encoding rhodanese-related sulfurtransferase, with the translated sequence MEKFNTILYYCYSPIADAEQFAADHLKFCKSLSLVGRIIVADEGLNGTVSGTEAACKTYMETVHADERFAKTEFKIDEVPEPSFIKMHCRYKSEIVHSGLRDTSIINPNEQTGKHLEPAAFKEMIDQEDVIILDVRSNYEHSLGRFKNAITLDIDNFREFPEKINELAQYKDKKVLTYCTGGIKCEKASALLLHHGFNDVYQLHGGIIKYGKEAGGEDFEGKCYVFDNRIAVDVNSVNPTIVSKCYNCGTTTAKMINCANPECNEHITQCDECGTKLEGCCSAACVTNPRRRPYDGTGYYVKVPQQVNVAVK